The following are encoded in a window of Fusarium verticillioides 7600 chromosome 6, whole genome shotgun sequence genomic DNA:
- a CDS encoding 50S ribosomal protein L33: MAKKAKARLVHARLVSMAMTGFFYTFKRPRTAPMMSMLKYDPIVRKKVLFLETKKRK; encoded by the exons ATGGCAAAGAAGG CCAAGGCTCGCCTGGTGCATGCGCGCCTCGTCTCCATGGCCATGACTGGCTTCTTCTATACCTTCAAGCGTCCCAGAACCGCACccatgatgagcatgttAAAATACGATCCCATCG TGCGTAAGAAGGTGTTGTTCCTTGAAACCAAAAAGAGGAAGTGA